A portion of the Burkholderia sp. GAS332 genome contains these proteins:
- a CDS encoding K+-transporting ATPase ATPase C chain, whose protein sequence is MLRSLSKSLWLLGFITVLVCGVYPAVLWIIGQTAFPFQANGSIVDGPDGKPVGSLLIAQPFTKDEYFQSRPSAVSYDASASGSSTLSASNYALRDRVARLLGPIARYASGPKAGQLVAPDVESWFQADHAGGQPHIVAQWADAHNSLAQAWVSADPSHGAYVDAWAKQHPAVVKQWIAANPATPSPKAADLAMVFFETFSAEHPGLFPSSVTHTGSDGKSVTAIEPVKDGADVQSIFFDTWRQDHPDVALQEVPGDFVTTSGSGLDPDITLANATYQLDRVAAAWAKDTKRDPAMVRGEIGAILNQQEHAPFGGLVGEPLVNVLAVNLELRRRYGAPA, encoded by the coding sequence ATGCTGCGCTCTCTGTCAAAAAGTCTGTGGCTGCTGGGATTTATTACCGTGCTTGTCTGCGGCGTTTACCCCGCGGTGCTGTGGATCATCGGTCAGACTGCCTTCCCATTCCAGGCGAACGGCAGCATCGTCGACGGTCCTGACGGCAAGCCGGTCGGCTCGCTGCTGATCGCGCAACCGTTTACGAAGGACGAGTATTTCCAGTCGCGTCCGTCGGCGGTGTCATATGACGCATCGGCTTCCGGTTCGTCCACGCTCAGCGCGTCGAACTACGCGTTGCGCGACCGCGTCGCCCGGCTGCTCGGGCCGATCGCGCGCTATGCCAGTGGACCGAAAGCAGGACAACTCGTTGCGCCCGATGTGGAAAGCTGGTTCCAGGCGGATCATGCCGGTGGCCAGCCGCATATCGTCGCGCAATGGGCCGACGCGCATAACAGTCTCGCGCAAGCCTGGGTCAGCGCGGATCCCTCGCACGGAGCGTACGTCGACGCCTGGGCGAAGCAACATCCCGCCGTGGTCAAGCAATGGATCGCCGCGAATCCCGCTACGCCGAGCCCAAAGGCGGCGGATCTGGCCATGGTGTTCTTCGAAACGTTTTCGGCCGAGCATCCCGGACTGTTTCCGTCGAGCGTGACGCACACCGGAAGCGACGGCAAGAGCGTTACAGCGATTGAACCTGTGAAGGATGGCGCGGACGTTCAGTCGATCTTCTTCGACACGTGGCGCCAGGATCATCCGGATGTGGCCTTGCAGGAGGTGCCCGGCGACTTCGTCACGACGTCGGGATCGGGACTCGACCCGGATATCACGCTGGCCAACGCGACTTACCAGCTCGATCGCGTAGCAGCCGCGTGGGCCAAGGATACGAAGCGTGACCCGGCGATGGTGCGCGGCGAGATCGGGGCGATTCTGAACCAGCAGGAGCATGCGCCGTTCGGCGGTCTGGTCGGTGAACCGCTGGTGAATGTGCTCGCAGTCAACCTTGAACTGCGCAGGCGATATGGGGCGCCCGCGTGA
- a CDS encoding K+-transporting ATPase ATPase A chain, with amino-acid sequence MWTLPILILVVAIAISMPLSRYMAWILDGRFHAPRPLRWFESKLDSGPQDWKQYTIALLVFNAALFVFGFVVLSLQPLMPLNPLGRGMLAPSTIFNTVISFMTNTNLQHYSGDQHFSNFSQIFFILPNMFLSAAVGLCALTAIIRALRGEHQVGNFFVDMWRVVVYMFVPIALIVGVIFIQQGMPMTYASDQQVTTLEPAAMGTGDNGQPKQQMLIVGPVAAVIPIKMLGTNGGGFYGMNSAHPYENPSAGSNFVTTLAMMIFPFSLVLMYGRMLGRLRHAVVIYCVMLSMMIGLIAWAVYWDTLKPNPAFTAHPVARSYPLPGAHRTLTIAPLPGLPVEQHLGNLEGKELRFGTSAGATFAAITTDVTCGAVNAEHDSLNPLAGLSPLIGMWINCVFGGKGVGMINLLLFLIIGVFIAGQMVGRTPEYLGRKVGAREMKLAMIALLVHPILILGPSGLFSATDWGTKAEANPGAHGFSEITYQFSSASANNGSAFDGLATTYGLNSNPTPAPTAVQWDTATGLVMLFSRYLPIVAPIAMAAYLGRKKAAPATLGTMRDNTATFGFLLLGTILIVGALLFLPIAALGPLADHLGPIPFGG; translated from the coding sequence ATGTGGACTTTACCGATCCTCATTCTGGTGGTGGCGATCGCCATTTCGATGCCGCTTAGCCGGTACATGGCGTGGATCCTTGATGGCCGATTCCATGCGCCGCGTCCGTTGCGCTGGTTCGAGTCGAAGCTCGACAGCGGCCCGCAGGACTGGAAGCAGTACACCATTGCGCTCCTCGTTTTCAACGCGGCGCTGTTCGTGTTCGGCTTCGTCGTGCTGTCGCTGCAACCGCTGATGCCGCTCAATCCGCTGGGCCGCGGCATGCTGGCGCCGTCGACGATCTTCAACACGGTCATCTCGTTCATGACCAATACGAATTTGCAGCACTATTCGGGCGATCAGCATTTTTCCAATTTCAGCCAGATCTTCTTCATCCTGCCGAACATGTTTCTATCTGCGGCGGTGGGTCTTTGCGCGCTGACGGCCATCATCCGCGCGTTGCGCGGTGAACACCAGGTCGGCAACTTCTTCGTCGACATGTGGCGCGTGGTGGTCTACATGTTCGTGCCGATCGCGCTGATCGTCGGCGTGATCTTTATTCAACAAGGCATGCCGATGACGTATGCGAGTGACCAGCAGGTCACGACGCTCGAACCGGCCGCCATGGGTACCGGCGACAACGGCCAACCCAAGCAGCAGATGCTGATCGTCGGCCCGGTTGCGGCCGTGATTCCGATCAAAATGCTCGGCACGAACGGCGGCGGTTTTTACGGCATGAATTCGGCGCATCCCTATGAAAACCCGAGTGCCGGCTCGAACTTCGTCACCACCCTCGCGATGATGATCTTCCCGTTCTCGCTCGTGCTGATGTATGGGCGCATGCTGGGCCGTCTGCGGCACGCGGTGGTGATCTACTGCGTCATGCTGTCGATGATGATCGGGCTGATCGCCTGGGCGGTCTACTGGGACACGCTCAAACCGAACCCGGCCTTCACCGCGCATCCGGTGGCGCGTAGCTATCCGTTACCGGGCGCGCATCGTACGCTGACGATCGCGCCGCTCCCCGGCTTGCCGGTCGAGCAGCATCTGGGCAACCTGGAAGGTAAGGAGCTGCGTTTCGGCACGTCGGCGGGCGCGACCTTCGCCGCGATCACCACCGATGTGACCTGCGGCGCCGTGAACGCCGAGCACGACAGCCTGAATCCGCTGGCTGGCCTGTCGCCGCTGATCGGCATGTGGATCAATTGCGTATTCGGCGGCAAAGGCGTCGGGATGATCAATCTGTTGCTGTTCCTGATCATCGGCGTGTTCATTGCCGGGCAGATGGTAGGCCGCACGCCTGAGTATCTCGGGCGCAAAGTCGGCGCGCGTGAGATGAAGCTCGCGATGATCGCGTTGCTCGTGCATCCGATCCTGATCCTCGGCCCGAGCGGCTTGTTCTCCGCTACCGACTGGGGCACCAAGGCAGAAGCCAACCCGGGTGCGCATGGCTTCAGCGAGATCACGTATCAGTTCTCGTCGGCGTCGGCGAACAACGGGTCGGCGTTCGACGGGCTCGCCACCACTTACGGCCTGAACAGCAACCCGACTCCGGCGCCCACCGCCGTGCAATGGGACACCGCAACCGGCCTTGTGATGCTGTTCTCGCGTTATCTGCCAATCGTCGCGCCGATCGCGATGGCGGCGTATCTCGGCCGCAAGAAGGCCGCGCCCGCGACACTCGGCACGATGCGCGATAACACCGCGACCTTCGGCTTCCTGCTACTGGGCACGATCCTGATCGTCGGCGCGCTGCTGTTCCTGCCAATTGCCGCGCTCGGACCGCTTGCGGACCACCTTGGACCGATTCCATTCGGCGGATAG
- a CDS encoding hypothetical protein (manually curated) → MREHVRPTFGRRSNAAVEASAYAVRVNLLPRFGTIGPGDLLVSNFNNQANLQGTGSTIVRIVPSSKPVVFFQGGPGLGLSTALGVLQAGFVLVGSVPTTDGTFATIKAGSLLILNRTGNIAAQWTPALAKIDGPWDLTIFDQGNTAKVFVSNVLNGTVVRLDVGISENGVNLKGATQIASGFPFRGDPAALVVGPTGLAYDPQRDVLYVASTVDNAVFAVFGAGTTNHDGGKGVVIYADNAHLHGPLGLALGPNGDLFTANGDAINSDPNQPSEIVEFTPQGRFVAQLSVDPA, encoded by the coding sequence TTGCGCGAGCACGTCCGGCCGACCTTCGGGCGAAGGTCCAATGCGGCAGTTGAGGCATCCGCGTACGCCGTGAGAGTGAACCTGCTTCCTCGTTTCGGAACAATCGGTCCCGGCGACCTGCTGGTATCAAACTTCAACAATCAGGCCAACCTGCAAGGCACCGGATCGACTATTGTCAGGATCGTGCCCAGCAGCAAGCCCGTTGTGTTCTTCCAGGGTGGCCCCGGCCTTGGCCTGAGCACTGCGTTGGGCGTGCTCCAGGCGGGCTTCGTACTGGTCGGCAGTGTTCCCACCACCGACGGTACGTTCGCGACGATCAAGGCGGGATCGCTGCTGATCCTGAACCGGACCGGTAACATCGCCGCGCAGTGGACGCCTGCGTTGGCAAAGATTGACGGCCCATGGGACCTGACTATCTTCGATCAGGGCAACACGGCGAAGGTGTTCGTATCGAACGTGCTCAACGGCACAGTCGTCCGGCTCGACGTTGGCATAAGCGAGAACGGTGTGAATCTGAAAGGCGCGACCCAGATCGCGTCCGGCTTCCCGTTTCGCGGCGACCCGGCGGCGCTCGTCGTAGGTCCGACCGGGCTCGCCTACGATCCACAGCGAGACGTGCTTTACGTTGCCTCCACCGTCGACAACGCGGTTTTCGCCGTATTTGGCGCTGGAACCACCAACCACGATGGTGGTAAAGGTGTCGTGATCTACGCGGACAACGCGCATCTGCACGGCCCGCTCGGACTGGCGCTCGGACCGAACGGCGATCTGTTCACGGCCAACGGCGATGCGATCAATTCCGACCCGAATCAGCCGAGCGAGATCGTGGAATTTACACCGCAAGGCCGCTTCGTCGCACAGCTTTCGGTGGACCCTGCTTAA
- a CDS encoding K+-transporting ATPase ATPase B chain yields METAKVAQGPAAGMTAGPRPPRKSATGGLFTSPLVRAALRQSLVSLRPDIQWKNPVMFVVEIGAVLTLVFIIQMAMGAAHSQAPLTYFIALDVWLFLTVVFANFATAIAEERGKAQADALRRARRDTVAYRLRPDGSRETVSSIKLQRGDLVVVRSGEVIPSDGEIIKGTASVDESAITGESAPVIRDAGGDRSGVTGGTTVLSDEITVRVSAQAGETFLDRMIALVEGAVRQRTPNEIALTLVLSAFTLIFLIVVVPLWPMALNAEQYMTSYLGLSEPLHSLGTDIPTLVALLVCLIPTTIGALLAAIGIAGMDRALRANIIAKSGKAVEVAGDIDTVVLDKTGTITIGNRRATGFMPVGAYDEGELKRLAALASSGDQTPEGKSIVTVVSSLVPYAALGVPHDAKVIPFSAQSRMSGIDMPDGRMIRKGAPDALMAYVRQLGGEVPYGLEAILKHAGAQGATPLVVANGNEIAGVVVLEDILKPGIRERIQHLRKMGLYTVMVTGDNALTAATLARLAGVDHFIAEATPEAKLAYLRKEQAEGKLVAMMGDGTNDAPALAQADVGLAMNSGTQAAKEAGNMVDLDSDPTKLIEVIEIGKQLLMTRGALTTFSIANDVAKYFAIVPALFAGTLPWLGAMDVMHLHSPTSAILSAVIFNALIIPLLIPIALKGVKYRALGADALLRRNLLVWGLGGVIVPFVGIKLIDVVMVGLHLVA; encoded by the coding sequence ATGGAAACAGCAAAAGTCGCGCAAGGACCGGCAGCCGGGATGACGGCCGGTCCCCGTCCGCCGCGCAAATCGGCGACCGGCGGACTGTTCACCTCGCCACTGGTGCGCGCGGCGCTGCGACAATCATTGGTCTCATTGCGGCCCGACATCCAATGGAAGAATCCGGTGATGTTCGTGGTCGAGATCGGCGCCGTGCTGACACTCGTCTTCATCATCCAGATGGCGATGGGCGCGGCGCATAGCCAGGCGCCGCTCACTTACTTCATTGCGCTGGACGTATGGCTCTTCCTGACGGTCGTGTTCGCGAACTTCGCGACTGCCATCGCCGAGGAGCGAGGCAAGGCGCAAGCCGATGCATTGCGGCGCGCACGGCGCGATACGGTCGCTTACCGTCTGCGTCCTGACGGTTCGCGCGAGACCGTCTCATCGATCAAACTGCAACGCGGCGATCTCGTGGTCGTGCGCTCGGGCGAAGTCATTCCGAGCGATGGCGAAATCATTAAAGGCACGGCGTCGGTCGACGAATCGGCGATTACCGGCGAGTCCGCGCCCGTGATTCGCGACGCGGGCGGCGACCGCTCCGGCGTGACCGGCGGCACCACCGTGCTCTCCGATGAGATCACCGTGCGGGTCTCGGCGCAAGCGGGTGAGACGTTCCTCGACCGGATGATCGCGCTCGTCGAAGGCGCGGTGCGCCAGCGCACGCCGAATGAGATCGCCCTGACGCTCGTGCTGTCTGCGTTCACGTTGATCTTTCTGATTGTCGTCGTGCCGTTGTGGCCGATGGCGTTGAACGCCGAGCAATACATGACGAGCTATCTCGGCCTGTCAGAGCCGCTTCATAGTCTCGGCACCGATATCCCCACGCTCGTTGCCCTGCTCGTCTGCCTGATTCCGACGACGATCGGCGCGCTGCTTGCCGCGATCGGCATCGCGGGGATGGACCGGGCACTGCGCGCCAACATCATCGCGAAGAGCGGCAAAGCCGTCGAGGTCGCGGGCGATATCGACACCGTCGTGCTCGACAAGACCGGCACCATCACGATAGGTAATCGCCGCGCCACCGGATTCATGCCGGTCGGCGCTTACGACGAGGGCGAACTGAAGCGCCTCGCGGCGTTGGCCTCATCCGGCGACCAGACGCCCGAAGGCAAGAGCATCGTGACGGTCGTGTCGTCGCTGGTGCCGTATGCGGCGCTCGGCGTACCGCACGACGCCAAGGTCATCCCGTTCAGCGCGCAGAGCCGCATGAGCGGCATCGACATGCCGGATGGACGCATGATCCGCAAAGGCGCACCCGATGCGCTGATGGCCTACGTGCGGCAGCTCGGCGGCGAGGTGCCGTATGGACTCGAGGCGATTCTCAAGCATGCGGGCGCCCAGGGCGCTACACCGCTCGTGGTGGCGAACGGCAACGAGATCGCGGGTGTCGTGGTTCTCGAAGACATTCTGAAGCCGGGCATCCGCGAACGTATCCAGCATTTGCGCAAGATGGGCCTCTATACGGTGATGGTTACCGGCGACAATGCGTTGACTGCCGCGACGCTTGCGCGGCTCGCGGGTGTCGACCACTTCATCGCCGAGGCGACGCCGGAAGCGAAGCTCGCGTATCTGCGTAAGGAGCAGGCCGAAGGCAAGCTCGTTGCGATGATGGGCGACGGCACCAACGACGCGCCGGCCTTAGCGCAAGCCGATGTCGGACTGGCGATGAACTCGGGTACCCAGGCCGCGAAGGAAGCCGGCAACATGGTCGATCTCGATAGCGATCCGACCAAGCTGATCGAGGTGATCGAAATCGGCAAACAACTGCTGATGACGCGCGGCGCGCTCACGACCTTCTCGATTGCGAACGACGTGGCGAAGTACTTCGCCATCGTGCCCGCGCTCTTTGCCGGTACGCTGCCGTGGCTCGGCGCGATGGATGTGATGCATCTGCATTCGCCGACTTCGGCAATCCTGTCGGCGGTGATCTTCAACGCGCTGATCATTCCGCTGCTGATTCCGATTGCGCTCAAAGGGGTGAAGTACCGCGCGCTCGGCGCCGACGCGTTGTTGCGGCGGAATCTGCTGGTCTGGGGGCTGGGCGGCGTGATCGTGCCGTTCGTCGGCATCAAGCTGATCGACGTGGTCATGGTCGGCCTGCATCTGGTCGCATAA
- a CDS encoding porin, OprB family, protein MKKNLKTTLLMCRAPISLTCLLSLGVVQPALAQASGEAAPAATPSTPAPDAAKTDQAPPAPTGFWDRATLFGDMGGLRPWLGDHGVTLSLQETSEYLNNLSGGTHRSGAYDGLTQLGVVVDTQKAFGLPGGTFNVSALQIHGTNLTQRNLQTLQTATGIEADATTRLWELWYQQSLLAGKVDVKIGQQSLDQEFMTSQYAATFMNATFGWPVLPSTDMPAGGPAYPLSSLGVRVRATPVDSWTVLAGVFDGNPAGNGIGDPQKLNAHGTNFNLHDSALFIGEVQYAINQPPANPSDAKPTGLPGTYKLGFWYNTGNFADQQFDNTGLSLANPASTGVPQSHRGDYSFYAVADQMVWRPSADSPQSVGVFARIMGAPGDRNLVDLGVNAGVTLKAPFKGRDNDVAGIAVGYAKIGSHAQNLASDTASLTTPGYPSRSAETIIEATYLYQVTPWWQLQADFQYAFRPAGGIPNPENPSQRLGNEAVVGLRTNLVF, encoded by the coding sequence CCTGACCTGCCTGCTGTCTCTGGGCGTTGTACAGCCCGCGCTCGCCCAGGCCAGCGGGGAAGCCGCGCCCGCCGCCACGCCGTCAACGCCCGCACCGGACGCAGCGAAGACGGACCAGGCGCCGCCTGCGCCGACCGGTTTCTGGGACCGTGCGACACTTTTCGGGGACATGGGCGGGTTGCGGCCCTGGCTCGGCGACCACGGTGTGACGCTCAGCCTGCAGGAAACCAGTGAATATCTGAACAACCTGTCCGGTGGGACCCACCGCAGTGGCGCCTACGACGGGCTTACGCAACTCGGTGTCGTGGTGGACACGCAAAAAGCATTCGGACTGCCAGGCGGGACCTTCAATGTGTCGGCGTTGCAGATTCACGGCACCAACCTGACCCAGCGCAACCTGCAGACCCTGCAAACGGCGACCGGCATCGAAGCGGATGCCACGACGAGACTGTGGGAACTCTGGTATCAGCAGTCCCTGCTCGCGGGCAAGGTCGATGTGAAGATCGGGCAGCAGAGTCTCGACCAGGAATTCATGACGAGCCAGTATGCGGCCACGTTCATGAACGCCACGTTTGGCTGGCCGGTGCTGCCGTCCACCGATATGCCGGCGGGCGGGCCTGCCTATCCGCTGTCGTCACTCGGGGTACGCGTGCGAGCCACCCCGGTGGATTCGTGGACGGTGCTGGCTGGCGTGTTCGACGGCAATCCGGCGGGCAATGGCATCGGCGATCCGCAGAAGCTGAACGCGCACGGCACCAATTTCAACCTGCATGACAGCGCCCTGTTCATCGGCGAAGTGCAGTACGCGATCAACCAGCCGCCGGCTAACCCGTCGGACGCGAAACCCACCGGTTTGCCAGGCACTTACAAACTGGGCTTCTGGTACAACACGGGGAATTTTGCCGACCAGCAGTTCGACAACACCGGTTTGTCGCTCGCGAACCCGGCCAGCACGGGTGTCCCGCAAAGTCACCGGGGCGATTACAGTTTCTACGCCGTTGCCGACCAGATGGTCTGGCGCCCGAGCGCGGACAGTCCGCAATCGGTCGGTGTGTTCGCCAGAATCATGGGCGCGCCGGGCGATCGCAATCTGGTCGACCTGGGGGTGAACGCCGGCGTGACACTGAAGGCGCCGTTCAAGGGGCGCGACAATGACGTCGCCGGGATTGCGGTCGGCTACGCGAAGATTGGCTCGCACGCGCAGAACCTCGCGAGCGACACGGCTTCGCTCACGACGCCGGGGTATCCATCGCGCAGCGCGGAGACCATCATCGAAGCGACCTATCTGTACCAGGTCACGCCGTGGTGGCAGTTGCAGGCGGACTTTCAGTACGCATTCCGTCCGGCCGGCGGCATTCCGAATCCGGAGAACCCGTCGCAGCGTCTCGGCAATGAAGCCGTTGTGGGCCTGAGGACCAACCTCGTGTTCTGA
- a CDS encoding Surface antigen has protein sequence MWPYIMDKLLRFGTLLVCLGFAAPALAQTYDEQPVPSDSTNCRAVVGQTDIDGTMQQIVGRACLQSDGTWQIVQSPDGSVLWYPVAAYPYPDPWWWGRPIFIGAGVSFIFVDHFHHFHHFDHFHQMGHDHVTFVGAGFHRGPFPGGGMRGFGGMHEFGGMHGSGGMRRH, from the coding sequence ATGTGGCCATACATCATGGACAAACTGCTTCGTTTCGGGACATTGCTCGTCTGTCTCGGCTTCGCTGCGCCTGCACTCGCGCAAACCTATGACGAGCAACCGGTGCCGTCCGACAGCACGAATTGCCGCGCAGTTGTCGGGCAGACAGATATCGACGGCACGATGCAGCAGATCGTCGGACGTGCATGCCTGCAAAGTGACGGGACCTGGCAGATCGTGCAAAGCCCGGATGGAAGCGTGCTGTGGTACCCCGTCGCCGCCTATCCCTATCCCGACCCCTGGTGGTGGGGGCGGCCGATATTCATTGGCGCAGGCGTGAGCTTTATCTTTGTGGACCATTTCCATCACTTTCACCACTTTGATCACTTTCATCAGATGGGTCACGATCACGTCACGTTCGTCGGAGCGGGCTTTCACCGCGGCCCCTTCCCCGGCGGTGGTATGCGTGGCTTCGGCGGTATGCACGAGTTTGGTGGAATGCACGGGTCCGGCGGAATGCGACGGCACTAG
- a CDS encoding Transmembrane transcriptional regulator (anti-sigma factor RsiW) gives MNDQSDWGRHGPNALDLRPLSAFADNELSATERSATLVRMTIDRGAADRVAGYRAQKAALTVLFGNPRDDAGCIVVRHRTPRWRQAGVAATCMAMGVALGSSPGWMSANFAADPAVFAKRADIAYAVYAPEQRHPVEVAAPQRDQLVNWLSRRLGQRLSVPSLREYGYSLIGGRLLPGESGPAAQFMYQNAAGARLTMYVAAVPKGATAFRLFRDGNRSTFYWGSLGMGCALTGQVSEAQLRSMAIDTCSAQSGPSRSLAPGAGLNP, from the coding sequence ATGAACGACCAAAGTGACTGGGGGAGACACGGCCCGAACGCGCTGGATCTGCGGCCGCTATCGGCGTTTGCCGACAATGAGCTGTCCGCCACGGAGCGCTCAGCCACGCTCGTCCGGATGACGATTGACCGCGGGGCGGCCGACCGCGTGGCCGGTTACCGCGCGCAAAAAGCTGCGCTGACTGTACTGTTCGGAAATCCGCGAGACGATGCGGGATGTATCGTCGTGCGACACCGGACGCCGCGGTGGCGGCAGGCCGGTGTGGCGGCAACGTGCATGGCGATGGGCGTCGCGCTTGGCTCGTCGCCCGGTTGGATGTCGGCGAATTTCGCGGCCGATCCAGCCGTGTTCGCGAAGCGCGCCGACATCGCTTACGCAGTGTACGCGCCTGAGCAACGCCATCCCGTAGAGGTAGCGGCGCCGCAACGCGATCAACTGGTCAACTGGTTGTCACGGCGCCTCGGTCAGCGGTTGTCGGTGCCTTCGCTTCGGGAATATGGGTATTCGCTGATTGGCGGTCGTCTGCTGCCCGGGGAGTCCGGCCCTGCCGCACAATTCATGTATCAGAACGCGGCCGGCGCCCGGCTCACGATGTACGTCGCAGCGGTTCCAAAGGGCGCGACGGCATTCCGCCTGTTTCGTGACGGCAACCGCAGCACGTTCTACTGGGGGAGTCTGGGGATGGGATGCGCGCTGACCGGCCAGGTCTCCGAGGCGCAATTGCGATCCATGGCGATCGACACATGCAGCGCACAGTCGGGGCCATCCAGAAGCCTGGCACCCGGCGCTGGTTTGAACCCGTGA
- a CDS encoding transcriptional regulator, IclR family, translating to MEISLDWHLIIVNAFAIIENHDARASPSGPDRAAPGATIRPDLDFPFPLPVDAKPRRGIQSIEIGSKLLIALAAHLKPLPLRDLAREAGMSVGKAHPYLVSFVKVGFVTQEPATGLYALGPLALQIGLAKLYQLDPVREAAPVISALAASTEQSVAVAVWGNLGPTIVQLVEPVPMHVNLRVGAVMSVRNTATGRLFASYLPPKVVENFLASDAARLALHEDKKRSQDDFDAELIENRQRGIARTIGAPIPGINAFSAPVFDAAGNIVLAITVMGPAASFDSKWNGSVATALRESCEGISRQLGFVVNSKR from the coding sequence ATGGAAATCAGTCTAGATTGGCATCTGATAATAGTCAACGCATTCGCTATTATCGAAAACCACGATGCGCGAGCGTCGCCATCGGGGCCGGACCGCGCCGCGCCGGGTGCTACAATCCGCCCCGACCTCGACTTCCCTTTCCCCCTGCCTGTGGACGCTAAACCTCGTCGTGGCATCCAGTCGATCGAGATCGGCAGCAAGCTGCTGATCGCGCTGGCGGCCCATCTCAAGCCTTTGCCCTTGCGGGATCTCGCCCGCGAAGCCGGCATGTCGGTCGGCAAGGCGCACCCGTATCTCGTCAGTTTTGTGAAAGTCGGGTTCGTCACACAGGAACCGGCCACCGGACTCTATGCGCTCGGTCCGCTCGCGCTGCAGATCGGTCTCGCGAAGCTGTACCAGCTCGATCCGGTGCGCGAGGCCGCGCCGGTCATTTCCGCGCTCGCGGCCTCGACCGAGCAGAGCGTCGCGGTGGCCGTATGGGGCAACCTTGGACCGACCATCGTGCAACTGGTCGAACCCGTGCCGATGCATGTCAACCTACGGGTGGGCGCCGTGATGTCGGTTCGCAATACGGCAACCGGCCGGCTGTTTGCCAGCTACCTGCCGCCGAAAGTGGTCGAAAATTTTCTCGCCAGCGACGCGGCACGGCTCGCGTTGCACGAAGACAAAAAACGCTCGCAGGACGATTTCGACGCGGAGCTGATCGAGAATCGCCAGCGCGGCATCGCGCGCACCATCGGCGCGCCGATTCCCGGCATCAATGCGTTCAGCGCGCCGGTATTCGATGCGGCTGGCAATATCGTGCTGGCGATTACCGTGATGGGGCCGGCGGCTTCGTTCGATTCCAAGTGGAACGGGAGCGTCGCCACCGCACTACGCGAGTCTTGCGAAGGCATTTCCCGACAACTCGGCTTTGTCGTGAACAGCAAGCGCTGA